The Candidatus Malacoplasma girerdii genome has a segment encoding these proteins:
- a CDS encoding aminotransferase NifS, giving the protein MTDKEVLKIREDFAWFKHNNHLTYLDSSATSLKPIQVLDAMNYYYNFLCTNPHNNDSVFAYKTADLIAKSRKTLAQLLNVKPVEIIFTPGATYSLNLAANAIKDFVGENDEVVITYAEHTSNLLPWQNICHEKKAKLIFAGSEFFINENDIISKVNKKTKVISFANASNVLAYNLDYLKIAIEAKKINPDVIIVVDATQAVPHQKHDLSSGLIDFLAFSGHKMLGPTGIGVCYINHKWEEKIRPLVYGGGMNAIVEPNRYTYAILPDKFEAGTANVAGIIGLARAVEYLNDLGWDKIEQHERELKDYLDEQLSQIPNLEYYNKKAKLPIVFFNMKGVSSQDFASYLGSHDIIVRAGLSCAKLSYKITKVNGAVRASFYLYNTKSDIDKLVKILKSYKKGDELTHVII; this is encoded by the coding sequence ATGACTGACAAAGAAGTATTAAAAATACGAGAAGATTTTGCTTGATTTAAACATAATAATCATCTAACTTATCTTGATTCAAGTGCGACAAGTTTAAAACCAATTCAAGTTCTTGATGCAATGAATTACTACTATAATTTCTTGTGCACTAATCCACACAACAATGACTCAGTTTTTGCTTATAAAACTGCTGATTTAATTGCAAAAAGTCGAAAAACACTAGCTCAATTATTGAATGTTAAACCAGTTGAAATTATCTTTACTCCAGGTGCAACTTATTCATTGAATTTAGCCGCTAATGCTATTAAAGATTTTGTTGGTGAAAATGATGAAGTAGTTATTACTTATGCTGAACATACAAGTAATTTATTACCATGACAAAACATATGTCATGAAAAGAAAGCAAAACTAATTTTTGCTGGCAGTGAATTTTTTATTAACGAAAACGACATCATCAGCAAAGTTAACAAAAAAACGAAAGTAATTAGTTTTGCTAATGCATCTAATGTTTTGGCTTACAATTTAGACTATTTAAAAATTGCAATTGAAGCAAAAAAAATTAACCCTGATGTAATTATTGTTGTTGATGCAACCCAAGCTGTACCACACCAAAAACACGATTTAAGTAGTGGATTAATCGATTTTCTAGCATTTAGTGGTCACAAAATGCTAGGGCCAACCGGAATTGGTGTGTGTTATATTAACCACAAATGAGAAGAAAAAATTCGTCCCTTAGTTTATGGTGGAGGAATGAATGCAATTGTTGAACCAAACCGTTATACATATGCCATTCTTCCTGATAAATTTGAAGCAGGAACAGCTAATGTTGCTGGAATTATCGGTTTAGCAAGAGCAGTGGAATATTTGAACGATTTAGGTTGAGACAAAATTGAACAACACGAAAGAGAATTAAAAGATTATCTTGATGAACAACTATCACAAATTCCAAATCTTGAATATTACAACAAAAAAGCTAAATTACCAATTGTATTCTTCAACATGAAAGGTGTAAGTAGTCAAGATTTTGCCAGCTACTTAGGCAGTCATGATATCATTGTTCGTGCCGGATTATCATGTGCTAAACTTTCATATAAAATAACAAAAGTAAATGGTGCAGTAAGAGCTAGTTTTTATCTATACAACACTAAAAGTGACATTGACAAATTAGTCAAAATTTTAAAAAGTTATAAAAAAGGAGATGAATTAACCCATGTCATCATTTAA
- a CDS encoding SufBD protein, translating into MINLSSSEDIHTINFEIAEHQKLTLYYLCVSETNKHKLIFNFIHKSHSELNMFGKLFAGKEATIDCDAFIKVGPNDFHVISDQQINGFMFSDKANINVLPALYIDNNKIKATHAVNIGHIDKMKMFYLQTKGLDETEAINLLIENEISFLKQIKIIDENKNNIFIDTVFKRIKEMLI; encoded by the coding sequence TTGATTAATTTAAGTAGTAGTGAAGATATACACACTATTAATTTTGAAATTGCTGAACATCAAAAATTAACTCTTTATTATTTATGTGTTAGTGAAACAAATAAACATAAGTTAATCTTTAATTTTATTCACAAATCTCATAGTGAACTAAACATGTTTGGTAAATTGTTCGCTGGAAAAGAAGCTACAATCGACTGCGATGCATTTATTAAAGTTGGGCCAAATGATTTTCATGTTATTTCTGATCAACAAATTAATGGATTTATGTTTAGCGATAAAGCAAACATCAATGTTTTACCAGCTTTATACATTGATAACAATAAAATTAAAGCCACTCATGCAGTAAATATTGGTCATATTGACAAAATGAAAATGTTTTATCTGCAAACAAAAGGGCTGGATGAAACAGAAGCTATTAATCTTTTAATTGAAAATGAAATTAGTTTCTTAAAACAAATAAAAATTATTGATGAAAATAAAAACAACATTTTCATTGATACTGTATTCAAACGAATTAAAGAAATGTTAATCTAA
- a CDS encoding FeS assembly ATPase SufC, which produces MFYIIYNNNTMNNTLKIIGLCVSIDNKTIINDVNLELNNGDVVALIGPNGAGKSTLLKALMNHYIIKIDRGDIIYNNESIKNLPTYMIARKGLFYIDQAPAELEGVPTLEFLKNIIKIRDPKISFYESFKKINQLYDDLSLDKSLLSHGVNVGCSGGQKKKNEIIQSQLLESTVLLLDEIDAGLDVDATKKIQEYINASRNKHITIMISHDLDLFNTLKPNKVVLLANQKVAKIGGMEIIDEIKKNGYKNYEQARIKQADPFKF; this is translated from the coding sequence ATGTTCTATATTATATATAATAACAACACTATGAACAATACTCTAAAAATTATAGGGTTATGTGTCTCAATCGATAATAAAACAATTATTAATGACGTTAATTTAGAATTAAATAATGGCGATGTAGTAGCTTTAATTGGCCCTAATGGAGCTGGTAAAAGCACTCTATTGAAAGCATTAATGAATCATTACATAATTAAGATTGACCGTGGTGACATTATTTACAATAATGAATCGATTAAGAATCTACCGACTTATATGATTGCAAGAAAAGGTTTGTTTTATATTGACCAAGCTCCTGCAGAACTTGAAGGTGTACCAACACTTGAATTTTTAAAAAACATCATTAAGATTCGCGACCCAAAAATTTCTTTTTATGAAAGTTTTAAAAAGATTAATCAACTGTATGATGATTTATCCTTAGATAAATCGTTATTATCACATGGTGTAAACGTTGGTTGCAGTGGCGGACAAAAGAAAAAGAATGAAATTATTCAAAGTCAACTCCTTGAATCGACAGTTTTACTTTTAGATGAAATTGATGCTGGTCTTGATGTTGATGCAACTAAAAAAATTCAAGAGTATATTAACGCTTCAAGAAACAAACACATCACTATTATGATTTCACATGATTTGGATTTGTTTAATACTTTAAAACCAAATAAAGTAGTTTTACTAGCTAATCAAAAGGTAGCTAAAATAGGTGGCATGGAAATTATTGATGAAATTAAGAAGAATGGATACAAAAACTATGAACAAGCAAGAATTAAACAAGCTGATCCATTTAAATTCTAA
- the iscU gene encoding NifU family SUF system FeS assembly protein → MSSFNRDPEIIRAIIIDHYENPENWINENEVNKDQYTSFNASTPSCIDNITAHVFVKNNIIEDIKISGIACAICTSSTDIMANIIKNKTIDGAIKIIDNYLNMIDAKEFDPALIGEMYLYENVNKQVNRINCAKVGIKGIKGALIEYVNRKQK, encoded by the coding sequence ATGTCATCATTTAATCGTGATCCTGAAATAATTAGAGCAATTATTATTGATCATTATGAAAATCCTGAAAATTGAATTAATGAAAATGAAGTAAATAAGGATCAATATACATCATTTAATGCTTCAACACCAAGCTGTATTGACAACATTACAGCACATGTTTTTGTTAAGAATAACATTATTGAAGATATCAAGATTTCTGGGATTGCTTGTGCGATATGCACAAGTAGTACTGATATCATGGCAAACATAATCAAAAATAAAACTATTGATGGAGCAATTAAAATTATTGATAACTATCTTAATATGATTGATGCTAAAGAATTTGATCCGGCCTTGATTGGCGAAATGTATTTATACGAAAATGTTAATAAGCAAGTAAATCGGATTAATTGCGCTAAGGTAGGTATTAAAGGAATAAAAGGAGCTTTAATTGAATATGTTAACCGAAAACAAAAGTAG
- the sufB gene encoding FeS assembly protein SufB — translation MLTENKSSTKKEIVLQPGLNEATIRKISQLKKEPEWMLDIRLKAYEVFKKKANPTWGPDLSFINFNGYIYYASSMGEEYYKTDWSEVPQKIKNTFEKLNIPQNEAKYFAGANSQYDSETIYHKLKKELEDKHVIFTNIETAVQEHPELVKKYFGKIVPYTDNKYAALNTAVWSGGSFVYIPKGVKLDQPLQAYFRINTKSVGQFERTLIIAEEGSYVHYNEGCTAPIYDKHSLHAAVVEVFVHENAHARYSTIQNWSDNVLNLVTKRALVEKKGIMEWIDGNLGSKINMKYPSCILKGDYATGKTISVAIAHEGVIQDAGAKMFHIGKNTRSQIISKSIAHNGGNATYRGLVHIAKSATNSIADITCDTLILDEKSKSDTYPVEKVFNKNSTLKHEAKVTDLDQQRMFYLASRGLDPTTAKQLLVLGFIQPFADELPLEYTVELNRLLKLDIN, via the coding sequence ATGTTAACCGAAAACAAAAGTAGTACTAAAAAAGAAATTGTTCTACAACCTGGATTAAATGAAGCAACAATTAGAAAAATTTCACAACTTAAAAAAGAACCAGAATGAATGTTAGATATTCGTTTAAAAGCTTATGAAGTTTTTAAAAAGAAAGCTAACCCAACATGAGGACCAGATTTAAGTTTTATTAATTTTAATGGTTATATTTATTATGCTTCTTCAATGGGTGAAGAATACTATAAAACTGACTGAAGCGAAGTACCACAAAAAATTAAGAATACTTTTGAAAAATTAAATATTCCACAAAATGAAGCTAAATATTTTGCTGGTGCTAATAGTCAATACGATAGTGAAACCATTTATCACAAACTAAAAAAAGAACTTGAAGATAAACATGTTATTTTCACTAATATCGAAACCGCTGTGCAAGAACACCCTGAACTTGTTAAGAAGTATTTTGGCAAAATTGTTCCTTATACTGACAACAAATACGCTGCACTTAATACAGCTGTATGAAGCGGAGGGAGTTTTGTTTATATTCCTAAAGGCGTTAAGCTTGATCAACCATTGCAAGCATATTTTCGTATCAATACAAAATCAGTTGGTCAATTTGAACGAACGTTAATTATTGCTGAAGAAGGTAGCTATGTTCATTATAATGAAGGATGTACAGCCCCAATTTATGATAAACATAGTCTCCATGCCGCTGTAGTTGAGGTTTTTGTTCATGAGAACGCACACGCTCGTTATTCAACAATTCAAAACTGAAGTGACAATGTTTTGAATTTGGTAACTAAACGTGCTTTAGTAGAAAAAAAAGGTATTATGGAATGAATTGATGGTAACTTAGGTAGTAAGATCAATATGAAATACCCAAGTTGTATTCTTAAAGGTGATTATGCAACTGGAAAAACAATTTCAGTAGCAATTGCTCACGAAGGTGTTATTCAAGATGCTGGAGCAAAAATGTTCCATATTGGTAAAAATACCCGTAGTCAAATTATTTCTAAATCGATTGCTCATAATGGTGGGAATGCTACATATCGAGGATTAGTTCATATTGCTAAAAGTGCGACAAACAGCATTGCTGATATTACGTGCGATACATTAATTTTGGATGAAAAATCAAAATCAGATACATATCCTGTTGAAAAAGTTTTTAATAAAAATTCAACATTAAAACATGAAGCGAAAGTTACTGATTTGGATCAACAACGTATGTTTTATCTAGCTAGCAGAGGTTTAGATCCTACTACTGCTAAGCAGCTCCTTGTTCTTGGATTTATTCAACCTTTTGCTGATGAATTACCTCTTGAATATACCGTAGAATTAAATAGATTATTAAAATTAGATATAAATTAA